One Pseudoalteromonas sp. UG3-2 DNA window includes the following coding sequences:
- a CDS encoding FixH family protein, with the protein MNPTPWYKNFWPWFLIFFPLATIIACVLLVTLAVGNGPDMVVDDYYKKGKAINLELSKFNKAKALYLHGDLRVQNQKVSFKFTKGDYSNVHALKLSFYHRTIEKYDFAVTLTKNASDEFTGLLDEPHSGAFTIFIEPMDGSWKMKEKIQLPHQDVIAITPQYK; encoded by the coding sequence TATAAGAATTTTTGGCCCTGGTTTTTAATCTTTTTCCCGCTAGCAACCATCATTGCCTGTGTCTTGTTAGTGACTTTAGCTGTCGGCAACGGCCCCGACATGGTAGTAGATGACTACTATAAAAAAGGCAAAGCCATTAATCTTGAATTAAGTAAGTTCAACAAAGCCAAAGCTTTGTATTTGCATGGCGATTTACGCGTTCAAAACCAAAAGGTGTCGTTTAAATTTACCAAAGGCGATTACTCTAATGTACATGCCTTAAAGCTCTCTTTTTACCACCGCACAATCGAAAAGTACGATTTTGCTGTCACCTTAACCAAGAACGCCAGCGATGAATTTACCGGTTTATTAGATGAGCCCCACAGTGGCGCTTTTACTATCTTTATTGAACCTATGGATGGCAGTTGGAAAATGAAAGAAAAGATCCAACTTCCCCACCAAGATGTGATTGCAATAACACCGCAGTATAAGTAA